A region of Pseudoruegeria sp. SHC-113 DNA encodes the following proteins:
- the urtE gene encoding urea ABC transporter ATP-binding subunit UrtE, whose translation MLHTKDLTLHYSGSQILYGIDMAAERGQVTCVMGTNGVGKTSLLKALSGTHHRSGGQYTLDGEAIAKPPAHALARKGVAYVPQGRDIFPLMTVRENLETGFGCIPKEERFVPEQIFELFPVLKEMESRRGGDLSGGQQQQLAIGRALIAQPKLLLLDEPTEGIQPNIIQQIGRVIEYLRDEGKMAIVLVEQYFEFAYGLADEFFVLTRGAVSLSGSKASLAKEEVMASVSV comes from the coding sequence ATGCTGCACACCAAAGATCTCACCCTGCATTATTCCGGCTCACAGATCCTCTACGGGATCGACATGGCCGCCGAGCGCGGGCAGGTGACCTGCGTGATGGGCACCAACGGCGTGGGCAAAACCAGCCTTTTGAAGGCGCTGTCGGGCACCCATCACCGCTCTGGCGGGCAATACACGCTGGATGGCGAGGCGATCGCCAAGCCCCCCGCCCATGCGCTGGCGCGCAAAGGGGTGGCCTATGTGCCGCAGGGCCGTGACATCTTCCCGCTGATGACGGTGCGCGAGAACCTTGAAACCGGCTTTGGCTGCATCCCGAAAGAGGAGCGCTTCGTGCCGGAGCAGATTTTCGAGCTCTTCCCGGTGCTGAAGGAAATGGAGAGCCGCCGGGGCGGCGATCTCTCGGGCGGGCAGCAACAACAACTCGCTATCGGCCGCGCCCTTATCGCCCAGCCCAAGCTCCTGCTGCTGGATGAGCCCACCGAGGGCATCCAGCCCAACATCATTCAGCAGATCGGCCGGGTGATCGAATACCTGCGCGACGAGGGCAAGATGGCCATCGTGCTGGTGGAGCAGTATTTCGAATTCGCCTACGGGCTGGCCGATGAGTTCTTCGTGCTCACGCGCGGAGCCGTCTCGCTGTCCGGTTCCAAGGCGAGCCTCGCCAAGGAAGAGGTGATGGCTTCGGTTTCGGTTTAG
- a CDS encoding D-alanyl-D-alanine carboxypeptidase family protein: MVPFMALSAPYAAMVIDARTGEVLHSENADTRLHPASLTKMMTLYIAFEAVKNGEISMDTMVRISSKAAAEPPSKLGLRSGQKIQLRYLVRAASVKSANDAATAIGEAIEGSEAAFARRMNRTAKALGMTRTNFKNAHGLTEEGHLSTAHDMTILGRRLFYDYPQYYNLFSRRSTDAGIKTVNNTNRRLLDAYKGADGIKTGYTRAAGFNLVASAERGNERVIATVFGGRSTATRNARVAELLDLGFRKAPSNATVRKPGAPNYALADAGGVIKRDVTAVKTSLRPKPRPGTGKDALLLALKDDIEEAVQEAQDATYDESRLRKEGLPAAVEVTPVTRPEEVTLASVKPEGRLFDSVQRVITRASLDGEKRYSVTVGLYSSQYLAEKALLQTALDEIGSLDGAQRTVVKSSKGFEAQFRGLSEGKADLACKRIVARNGVCSVNGPA; this comes from the coding sequence ATGGTGCCGTTCATGGCGCTTTCCGCGCCCTATGCGGCCATGGTGATCGACGCCCGAACGGGCGAAGTTCTGCATTCCGAAAACGCCGACACCCGCTTGCACCCGGCCTCGCTCACCAAGATGATGACGCTCTACATTGCCTTTGAGGCGGTGAAGAACGGCGAGATCTCCATGGACACGATGGTGCGGATCTCGTCCAAGGCCGCCGCCGAGCCGCCCTCCAAACTGGGGCTGCGCTCGGGGCAGAAAATCCAGCTCAGATACCTCGTGCGGGCGGCGTCGGTCAAATCGGCCAATGACGCCGCCACCGCCATCGGCGAGGCCATCGAAGGCAGCGAGGCGGCCTTTGCCCGCCGCATGAACCGCACCGCCAAGGCGCTGGGCATGACGCGCACCAATTTCAAGAACGCCCACGGCCTGACCGAGGAAGGCCACCTCTCCACCGCCCACGACATGACGATCCTCGGGCGGCGACTGTTCTACGATTATCCCCAATATTACAACCTCTTCTCCCGTCGCTCCACGGATGCCGGGATCAAGACGGTGAACAACACCAACCGCCGCCTTCTGGACGCCTACAAGGGTGCCGATGGCATCAAGACGGGCTACACCCGCGCCGCTGGCTTCAACCTCGTGGCCTCCGCCGAACGGGGCAACGAGCGGGTGATCGCCACGGTGTTCGGAGGCCGCTCCACCGCCACGCGCAACGCGCGGGTGGCCGAGCTTCTGGATCTGGGCTTCCGCAAGGCACCGTCCAACGCCACGGTCCGCAAGCCGGGCGCGCCCAATTACGCGCTGGCGGATGCGGGCGGCGTGATCAAACGCGATGTGACGGCGGTGAAAACGAGTCTGCGGCCCAAGCCGCGGCCCGGCACCGGCAAGGATGCGCTGCTGCTCGCGTTGAAGGACGACATCGAGGAAGCTGTGCAGGAGGCGCAGGACGCCACCTATGATGAATCGCGCCTGCGCAAGGAAGGCCTGCCTGCGGCGGTGGAAGTCACACCGGTGACGCGCCCGGAAGAGGTGACGCTTGCGTCCGTGAAGCCCGAGGGGCGGCTGTTTGACTCAGTGCAGCGCGTGATCACGCGGGCTTCGCTGGATGGTGAGAAGCGCTACAGCGTGACGGTGGGGCTCTATTCCTCGCAGTATCTCGCGGAGAAGGCGCTGCTTCAGACGGCGCTGGACGAGATCGGCTCGCTGGACGGCGCGCAGCGTACGGTGGTGAAATCCTCCAAGGGCTTCGAAGCGCAGTTCCGGGGCTTGAGCGAAGGCAAGGCCGATCTGGCCTGCAAGCGCATCGTGGCGCGCAACGGCGTCTGTTCGGTGAACGGGCCCGCCTGA
- a CDS encoding fumarylacetoacetate hydrolase family protein has protein sequence MSDAFVFAPPAPPSVAVAGSSARFPVRRIFCVGRNYAEHAREMGNDPDREPPFFFTKPADSLVEDGAELPFPVATEDLHHEAELVVAIGRGGQDITREDALSHVWGYAPGNDLTRRDLQAEAKAARRPWDMAKGFDASALCGALRPVAEVGHPAAGRITAHVGGELRQSGDLAEQIWPVADVIAHLSRLVALAPGDLIFTGTPAGVGPIKPGQSCRVEIEGLGAAEVRYQGG, from the coding sequence ATGTCTGATGCCTTCGTTTTCGCCCCGCCTGCGCCGCCCAGTGTTGCCGTTGCCGGATCAAGCGCCCGTTTCCCGGTGCGCCGGATCTTCTGCGTGGGGCGCAACTACGCCGAACACGCCCGCGAAATGGGCAATGACCCTGACCGGGAGCCGCCGTTCTTCTTCACCAAACCAGCCGACAGCCTTGTGGAGGACGGCGCGGAACTGCCCTTTCCGGTGGCCACCGAAGACCTGCACCATGAGGCCGAACTGGTGGTGGCCATCGGCCGTGGCGGGCAGGACATCACGCGAGAGGACGCGCTCTCCCATGTCTGGGGCTATGCGCCCGGCAATGATCTGACGCGGCGCGATCTGCAGGCCGAGGCCAAGGCCGCGCGCAGGCCATGGGATATGGCGAAAGGCTTTGACGCCTCGGCGCTCTGCGGCGCGTTGCGGCCTGTGGCGGAGGTCGGCCATCCGGCGGCGGGGCGGATCACGGCCCACGTCGGGGGCGAGCTGCGGCAGTCCGGTGATCTGGCGGAGCAGATCTGGCCGGTGGCCGATGTGATCGCGCATCTATCGCGGCTGGTGGCGCTGGCGCCGGGGGATCTGATTTTCACTGGCACACCTGCGGGTGTGGGGCCGATCAAGCCGGGGCAAAGCTGCCGAGTGGAGATAGAGGGGCTTGGCGCGGCGGAAGTGCGCTACCAAGGCGGATAG
- a CDS encoding FAD-binding oxidoreductase, which translates to MLIEELRAALGAKGVLSGADAAPYGEDWTGKYKTHPLAVARPANTAEVSETVKIAARHGVAVVPLSGRTGLVGGGAAEGALVLSLERMNRVREIRPAARLAVVEAGVILSALHAATEPHGLTFPMTFGAKDSAMLGGLMSTNAGGSNVLRYGNTRALVLGIEVVLPDGRVLDAMSELHKDNSGYDLKDLFIGAEGTLGIITAAVVKLVELPAHRGTAFVGLERLDAALDLLNRLRSATGGAVEAFEYMPEGYMALYRKLFPQAQPPLADLHPVHILVEVGAATEDVPEKMTEVLAEMLEDGTLTDAAIAQNAAQRTALWRVRESAAELAFHRRPFVDSDISVPLDKVAAFLEAYDARLPAIDPGAETLVVSHLGDGNIHHTIWPANEDPAVHDALRALVEEITGELRGSFSAEHGIGHSKQNTMTRRKDPVAVSVMRAVKAALDPENRMNPGKVLPKD; encoded by the coding sequence ATGCTAATCGAGGAGTTGCGCGCCGCATTGGGCGCGAAAGGGGTGCTGTCTGGCGCGGATGCCGCGCCCTATGGCGAGGATTGGACGGGCAAATACAAGACCCATCCGCTGGCCGTGGCCCGCCCGGCGAACACGGCGGAAGTCTCTGAAACGGTGAAAATCGCCGCGCGCCACGGGGTGGCCGTGGTGCCCCTATCTGGCCGCACCGGGCTTGTAGGCGGCGGGGCCGCCGAGGGCGCGCTGGTGCTCTCGCTGGAGCGGATGAACCGCGTGCGCGAGATCCGCCCGGCAGCGCGGCTTGCGGTTGTGGAGGCCGGGGTGATCCTTTCGGCCCTGCACGCCGCCACCGAGCCCCACGGCCTCACCTTCCCGATGACCTTCGGCGCGAAGGACAGCGCCATGCTGGGCGGGCTGATGTCCACCAACGCGGGCGGCTCCAACGTGCTGCGCTATGGCAATACCCGCGCGCTGGTGCTGGGGATCGAGGTGGTGCTGCCCGATGGCCGCGTGCTCGATGCGATGAGCGAGCTGCACAAGGACAATTCCGGCTATGATCTGAAGGATCTCTTCATCGGCGCGGAAGGCACGCTGGGGATCATCACGGCAGCCGTGGTGAAGCTCGTGGAACTCCCTGCCCATCGCGGTACCGCCTTCGTGGGGCTGGAGCGGCTGGACGCGGCGCTGGATCTGCTGAACCGGCTGCGAAGCGCCACCGGCGGCGCCGTGGAGGCTTTCGAGTATATGCCCGAAGGCTACATGGCGCTGTACCGCAAGCTCTTCCCGCAAGCCCAGCCGCCGCTCGCCGATCTGCACCCGGTGCATATCCTCGTGGAGGTCGGCGCGGCCACGGAAGATGTGCCGGAGAAAATGACGGAGGTTCTGGCTGAGATGCTGGAGGACGGCACACTCACAGATGCCGCCATCGCCCAGAACGCCGCCCAGCGAACCGCACTCTGGCGGGTGCGCGAAAGTGCGGCAGAGCTGGCCTTCCACCGCCGCCCCTTCGTGGACAGCGATATTTCGGTGCCGCTCGACAAGGTGGCAGCCTTCCTTGAGGCCTACGACGCCCGCCTGCCCGCCATCGATCCGGGCGCTGAGACGCTCGTGGTGTCCCACCTGGGAGATGGCAACATCCACCATACGATCTGGCCCGCCAACGAAGATCCGGCGGTGCATGACGCTCTGCGCGCGCTTGTGGAGGAGATCACCGGCGAGCTGCGCGGCAGTTTCTCGGCGGAGCACGGCATCGGCCATTCCAAGCAGAACACGATGACCCGGCGCAAGGATCCGGTGGCGGTGAGCGTGATGCGCGCGGTGAAGGCGGCGCTGGACCCGGAGAACCGGATGAACCCCGGCAAGGTGCTGCCGAAAGACTAG